The Pseudomonadota bacterium genome includes a window with the following:
- the rplD gene encoding 50S ribosomal protein L4 encodes MELKFFDGDGSVEAADAVFARDFNESLVHQAVVAYQAGGRAGTKAQKTRSDVSGGGAKPWRQKGTGRARAGTSRSPIWRSGGVTFAARPRSFEQKLNKKMYRGAMRAILSELVRQERLIVVESFGLDAPKTKMLNEKLKGMSVSDCLIVLEGYDEKVDLASRNLPYVQATDVFHIDPVSLVGHEKVIVTSAAVKQLEERFS; translated from the coding sequence GTGGAGCTTAAATTCTTTGACGGTGACGGGTCTGTGGAAGCAGCCGACGCCGTGTTCGCGCGCGATTTCAACGAGTCGTTGGTGCACCAGGCTGTCGTCGCCTACCAGGCGGGCGGTCGTGCGGGCACCAAGGCGCAGAAAACGCGGTCCGATGTCAGCGGTGGCGGTGCCAAGCCCTGGCGGCAGAAGGGCACTGGCCGTGCACGCGCCGGCACAAGCCGTTCGCCGATCTGGCGCAGCGGTGGTGTGACCTTCGCTGCGCGCCCGCGCAGCTTCGAACAGAAGCTCAACAAGAAGATGTACCGCGGTGCAATGCGGGCCATTCTGTCCGAACTGGTGCGCCAGGAGCGGTTGATTGTGGTCGAGTCCTTCGGTCTCGATGCACCGAAGACCAAAATGCTCAACGAGAAGCTCAAGGGCATGTCGGTCAGCGACTGCCTGATCGTGCTCGAAGGCTACGACGAGAAGGTCGACCTCGCGTCGCGCAACCTGCCGTACGTGCAGGCGACCGACGTCTTCCACATCGACCCGGTCAGCCTGGTCGGGCACGAGAAGGTGATCGTGACCTCTGCCGCGGTCAAGCAGCTCGAGGAGCGCTTCTCATGA
- the rplW gene encoding 50S ribosomal protein L23 has translation MNAERLYQVLLGPHVSEKATVDAELNARHTFRVATDANKLEVKRAVEQLFSVKVSSVQIQAVKGKVKRHGQRLGKRSDWKKAVVRLADGHDIDMTAFEGS, from the coding sequence ATGAATGCCGAGCGTCTTTACCAGGTGTTGCTGGGACCGCATGTGTCTGAGAAGGCCACTGTGGATGCCGAGCTCAATGCACGTCACACCTTCAGGGTGGCAACCGATGCCAACAAGCTCGAGGTCAAGCGGGCCGTCGAGCAGTTGTTCAGTGTCAAGGTCAGCTCTGTCCAGATCCAGGCTGTCAAGGGCAAGGTCAAGCGCCACGGGCAACGGCTCGGCAAGCGCAGTGACTGGAAAAAGGCCGTTGTCAGGCTGGCGGACGGCCATGACATCGACATGACCGCATTCGAGGGCAGCTAA
- the rplB gene encoding 50S ribosomal protein L2: protein MAIVKAKPTSAGRRGVVQIVDRSLHKGRPHEALVEKKTKSGGRNNAGRITTRHIGGGHKQRYRIIDFKRNKDGIDGRVERVEYDPNRSAHIALVLYADGERRYIIAPNGVKAGAPIRSGRDAPIKPGSALPLSNIPVGTVVHCVELRPGKGAQMARSAGASVQIVAREGAHVTLRLRSGEMRKVPSECRATVGVVSNGEHSLRKLGKAGAKRWRGVRPTVRGVVMNPVDHPHGGGEGRTSGGRHPVTPWGVPTKGYKTRHNKRTDHLIVRRRNKK, encoded by the coding sequence GTGGCAATCGTCAAAGCTAAACCGACTTCCGCTGGACGCCGTGGTGTGGTCCAGATCGTCGACCGGTCCCTGCACAAGGGCCGGCCGCACGAAGCGTTGGTCGAGAAGAAGACCAAGTCCGGTGGGCGCAACAACGCCGGCCGGATCACCACCCGCCACATTGGCGGTGGGCACAAGCAGCGGTACCGGATCATCGACTTCAAGCGCAACAAGGACGGCATTGACGGCCGTGTCGAGCGCGTTGAGTACGACCCGAACCGCAGCGCGCACATCGCTCTGGTGCTCTACGCCGACGGCGAGCGCCGGTACATCATCGCGCCCAACGGCGTGAAGGCCGGTGCGCCGATCCGGTCGGGGCGCGATGCGCCGATCAAGCCCGGCAGCGCCTTGCCGCTCTCGAACATCCCGGTGGGTACCGTGGTCCACTGCGTCGAACTTCGCCCCGGCAAGGGCGCGCAGATGGCCCGCAGCGCCGGAGCCTCGGTGCAGATCGTCGCGCGCGAGGGTGCACACGTCACGCTGCGGCTGCGCTCGGGCGAGATGCGCAAGGTGCCGTCCGAGTGCCGTGCCACCGTCGGGGTTGTCAGCAACGGCGAACACTCGCTGCGCAAGCTCGGCAAGGCCGGCGCCAAGCGCTGGCGCGGCGTTCGCCCGACCGTACGCGGTGTGGTCATGAACCCGGTTGATCACCCGCACGGTGGTGGTGAGGGTCGAACGTCGGGCGGCCGTCACCCGGTCACGCCCTGGGGTGTGCCGACCAAAGGCTACAAAACCCGTCACAACAAACGCACCGACCACTTGATTGTGCGTCGCCGCAACAAGAAGTAG
- the rpsS gene encoding 30S ribosomal protein S19 has translation MPRSLKKGPFVDHHLQAKVDAAREANSRKPIKTWSRRSMIVPDMVGLTIAVHNGRQHVPVLINENMVGQKLGEFALTRTFKGHVADKKSR, from the coding sequence ATGCCACGTTCACTCAAGAAAGGCCCTTTCGTCGACCACCACCTCCAAGCCAAGGTGGACGCCGCGCGCGAGGCCAACAGTCGCAAGCCCATCAAGACCTGGTCGCGCCGTTCGATGATCGTGCCTGACATGGTCGGGTTGACCATCGCCGTGCACAACGGGCGCCAGCACGTGCCGGTGTTGATCAACGAGAACATGGTCGGGCAGAAGCTCGGCGAATTTGCGCTGACGCGGACCTTCAAGGGCCACGTCGCGGACAAGAAGTCGAGGTAG
- the rplV gene encoding 50S ribosomal protein L22, with protein sequence MQATARQHHVRISAQKARLVADQIRGLHVAKALQLLQFSNKKAAVTLKKMLESAISNAEHNEGADVDELHVSRVMIDEGPTMKRIRPRAKGRANRILKRTSHITIEVAEG encoded by the coding sequence ATGCAAGCGACCGCCAGACAACACCATGTCCGCATTTCGGCTCAGAAGGCGCGCCTGGTGGCGGATCAGATCCGCGGCCTGCACGTTGCCAAGGCGCTCCAGTTGCTGCAGTTCAGCAACAAGAAAGCCGCTGTGACGCTGAAGAAGATGTTGGAGTCCGCGATCTCCAACGCGGAACACAACGAGGGTGCCGACGTCGACGAATTGCACGTGTCACGCGTGATGATCGACGAGGGCCCGACCATGAAACGAATTCGCCCGCGGGCCAAGGGTCGGGCTAACCGCATCCTGAAACGGACCAGCCACATCACCATCGAAGTGGCCGAGGGCTGA
- the rpsC gene encoding 30S ribosomal protein S3, which yields MGQKVHPVGIRLGISADWNSTWYADKRDYANYLNNDLAVREFLLKKLAHASVSRIQINRPARSAQIVIHTARPGIVIGRQGADIEKLRQEVAPLLGLNVNNVKVNIAEIRKPELDAKLVAEGVAQQLERRVMFRRAMKRVIGNTMRLGAQGVKVAVSGRLNGAEIARREWYHDGRVPLHTLRADIDYGTAEAKTTYGIIGVKVWICKGEVFDLEQKRAAVAAETSAGRK from the coding sequence ATGGGACAGAAAGTACATCCGGTAGGTATCCGCCTCGGCATTTCGGCGGACTGGAATTCAACCTGGTACGCCGACAAGCGTGACTACGCGAACTACCTGAACAACGACCTCGCCGTGCGCGAGTTCCTGCTCAAGAAGCTCGCCCACGCGTCCGTGAGCCGCATTCAGATCAACCGTCCGGCGCGCTCCGCGCAGATCGTGATCCACACGGCGCGCCCCGGCATCGTCATCGGCCGCCAGGGTGCGGACATCGAGAAGCTGCGGCAGGAAGTGGCGCCGCTGTTGGGTCTGAACGTCAACAACGTGAAGGTCAACATCGCCGAGATTCGCAAGCCCGAGCTCGACGCGAAGCTGGTCGCAGAGGGCGTCGCACAACAGCTCGAGCGCCGCGTGATGTTCCGCCGCGCGATGAAGCGCGTGATCGGCAACACCATGCGACTCGGCGCCCAGGGCGTGAAGGTCGCGGTGTCCGGACGCCTGAACGGCGCGGAGATCGCGCGTCGCGAGTGGTACCACGACGGGCGTGTGCCGCTGCACACCCTGCGTGCAGACATCGATTACGGCACCGCAGAAGCGAAAACCACCTACGGCATCATCGGTGTCAAGGTGTGGATCTGCAAGGGCGAGGTCTTCGATCTCGAACAGAAGCGTGCGGCCGTGGCGGCGGAAACGTCGGCGGGCCGCAAGTAA
- the rplP gene encoding 50S ribosomal protein L16, which yields MLQPKRTKFRKMFKGRNRGLAQAGNKVSFGEFGLKSADRGRITARQIEAARRAMTRHIKRGGKIWIRVFPDTPISKKPIEVRMGKGKGNVEYWVAKVQPGTMLYEMEGVAEDVAREAFRLASAKLPVKTTFVARTVM from the coding sequence ATGCTGCAACCAAAACGCACAAAATTCCGCAAGATGTTCAAGGGCCGCAACCGCGGTCTCGCACAAGCGGGCAACAAGGTCAGCTTCGGCGAGTTCGGCTTGAAATCGGCAGACCGCGGCCGCATCACTGCGCGCCAGATCGAGGCGGCGCGTCGCGCGATGACCCGTCACATCAAACGGGGTGGCAAGATCTGGATCCGTGTCTTTCCCGACACGCCAATCTCCAAGAAGCCGATCGAAGTCCGCATGGGCAAGGGCAAGGGCAACGTCGAGTACTGGGTCGCGAAAGTGCAACCCGGGACCATGTTGTACGAGATGGAAGGCGTGGCCGAAGACGTCGCACGCGAAGCCTTTCGCCTGGCGTCGGCCAAGCTGCCTGTCAAGACCACCTTTGTTGCCCGGACGGTGATGTGA
- the rpmC gene encoding 50S ribosomal protein L29, whose product MNATELREKSVDELEAELVELRKEQFNLRMQRGSGQTVRPHIWQQARRNIARVKTVIREKQQGEQA is encoded by the coding sequence ATGAACGCCACTGAACTTCGCGAAAAATCCGTCGACGAGCTCGAGGCCGAGCTGGTCGAGCTGCGCAAGGAGCAGTTCAACCTGCGCATGCAGCGCGGCAGCGGCCAGACAGTCCGCCCGCACATCTGGCAGCAGGCGCGTCGCAACATTGCTCGGGTCAAGACCGTGATCCGGGAAAAACAACAAGGTGAGCAGGCATGA
- the rpsQ gene encoding 30S ribosomal protein S17, whose product MSAENTSLRRTAIGIVVSDKMDKSITVMVERKVKHPLYGKFVRRSNKLHCHDEDNTCRVGDTVQVEECRPLSKTKTWKLLRVVEASTER is encoded by the coding sequence ATGAGTGCCGAAAACACGTCACTGCGTCGCACGGCCATCGGCATCGTGGTCAGCGACAAAATGGACAAGTCGATCACCGTGATGGTCGAGCGCAAGGTCAAGCACCCGTTGTACGGGAAGTTCGTCCGCCGCTCGAACAAGCTGCATTGCCACGACGAGGACAACACCTGCCGCGTCGGCGACACCGTGCAGGTTGAAGAGTGTCGCCCCTTGTCCAAGACCAAAACCTGGAAGCTTCTGCGCGTTGTAGAAGCCTCCACCGAACGCTGA
- the rplN gene encoding 50S ribosomal protein L14 encodes MIQMQSVLSAADNSGARRVQCIKVLGGSHRRYAGIGDIIKVSVKDAIPRGKVKKGEVYNALVVRTRHGVRRPDGSLIRFDGNAAVILNNKLEPIGTRIFGPVTRELRSEKFMKIISLAPEVL; translated from the coding sequence GTGATTCAAATGCAGTCAGTGCTCTCCGCAGCGGACAACAGCGGTGCCCGTCGCGTCCAGTGCATCAAGGTGCTCGGCGGGTCGCACCGCCGCTACGCCGGCATCGGGGACATCATCAAGGTCAGCGTCAAGGACGCGATCCCGCGGGGCAAGGTCAAGAAGGGTGAGGTGTACAACGCGCTGGTGGTGCGCACGCGCCACGGTGTGCGTCGGCCTGACGGCTCGCTGATCCGCTTCGACGGCAACGCCGCCGTGATTTTGAACAACAAGCTCGAGCCGATCGGCACCCGTATCTTCGGGCCGGTCACGCGCGAGCTTCGCAGCGAGAAGTTCATGAAGATCATCTCGCTCGCCCCAGAAGTGCTCTGA
- the rplX gene encoding 50S ribosomal protein L24 — translation MNKVRSGDEVIVTTGRDKGRRGTVRTVRADGRLIVDGVNMVKKHTKPNPMAGVPGGIVEQEAPIQASNVKVWNSEAGKGDRVGIKTLDDGKKVRVFKSNGAQIDS, via the coding sequence ATGAACAAGGTTCGCTCCGGCGATGAAGTCATTGTGACGACCGGCCGTGACAAGGGCCGACGCGGCACGGTCAGAACCGTGCGTGCGGACGGCCGTTTGATCGTCGACGGCGTCAACATGGTCAAGAAGCACACCAAGCCCAACCCGATGGCGGGTGTGCCTGGCGGCATAGTCGAGCAAGAGGCCCCGATTCAGGCGTCCAACGTGAAGGTGTGGAACAGCGAAGCCGGCAAGGGCGATCGCGTTGGCATCAAGACGCTCGATGACGGCAAGAAAGTACGCGTGTTCAAGTCGAACGGCGCGCAGATCGA